The genomic interval GCTGGTTTTTCACCTGATTTAATCTCTGCAATCCTCTTATCAGCCTTGTTGATCAATCCCTGAAGAACCTGTTTATGGTTTTCCATACCCTTGTCGATCATGATCTGGATTCTGCCCTTTGCAATTTCCAGTGATTCAATCAGTGTGTCGTCTTCAGAGATACAGATGGAGGCTTTTGCCTTCATCTCTGCAGTCCAGTCTGTAAAAGTAAATGCCTGGTCAGCTGGAAGTGTTCCGAGATGAACTTCAATGATCCTGCCCTGGAACACGTTCTCTCCGCCAAACTTCTGGAGCATCTGAGCTTGCGTTGCATGAACTACATCACGGAAATCCATGTGATCCTTCATGTCGCCCTTGAACGTCACCTTTACAGATTCAGGAATTGGCATCGACGCTTCACCTGTAGCAAGCGCAAGCGCAACCGTTCCGGAGTCAGCACCGAAAGCAACGCCTTTGGACATTCTTGTGTGAGAATCGCCACCAATGATGATCGCCCACTCGTCAATCGTGATATCGTTAAGAACTTTATGAATTACATCGGTCATAGCATGATATTCCCCTTTCGGGTCCCGCGCAGTAATAAGTCCGAAATCATTCATAAACTTCATCAGTTTTGGAATATTGGCCTGTGCTTTTTTATCCCATACTGACGCAGTGTGACAACCCGACTGGTATGCACCGTCAACGATTGGCGAAATGACCGTAGCCGCCATTGATTCCAGTTCCTGAGCGGTCATAAGACCGGTAGTATCCTGTGATCCTACGATATTGACCTCAACACGTACATCCGAACCGGCGTGCAAAACTTTGCCCGGAGTGATACCAACAGCATTTCTGTTAAAGATTTTCTCTACTGCTGTCAGACCTTGATCCTCGTAAGAAATCTCCTTCGACGGAGCAAATACCAGAGGAATTTCAATCCCCAGAATCTTTGATGCGATTGTTTGTATTTTTTTACCAAATACAATAGCGTATGATCCGCCAGCCCTTATAAATTCCCTTTTCTGAGGTGTAAGAGCCTTAGAAATATCGATCAGTTCCTGATCACCGTTATAAAGCTTTTTTGTTTTCGTATTGATCGTAAGCACCGTGCCCGTAGCAACAGAATAAGTTTCCTCTAAAACAGGGTCACCATTTTCATTACGAACAATGTTACCATCTCCATCCAGTTTTTTCACCCAGTTTTTGAGATCAATACCAATGCCACCGGTAACGTCAACAGTTGTGAGAAAAATAGGAGAAATACCATTTGTTCCTCCAACGATCGGAGCAATATTTACGAATGGGATGTATGGGCTCGCTTGTTTACCAGTCCACAAAGCCACATTGTTTACTCCTGACATTCTTGATGAACCTACACCCATCGTGCCCTTCTCAGCAATCAGCATCACGCTCTTGTCAGGATGTTCTTCCTGTAAAGCTTTGATTTCCTGCTGCGCCTTGGGAGTGATCATACATAACCCATGAAGTTCGCGGTCGGACCGCGAGTGGGCCTGGTTACCAGGAGAAAGCAAATCAGTCGAGATATCGCCCTCGCCGGCAATAAAAGTAACTATCTTAATTTCTTCAGCTATATCCGGAAGATTTGTAAAGAATTCAGCCTGAGCATAGCTTTCAAGAATTTCCTTAGCAATTTCGTTACCACTTTTGAATGCCTCCTTTAAACGGTCTACATCCGCATCATAAAGGAAAACCTGTGTTTTAAGAACCTTTGCAGCTTCTTTAGCCTTAAAGAAATCGTCACCCAGAGCTATATCAAGTAATACTTCAATAGAAGGCCCGCCTTTCATGTGAGATAATAACTCAAATGCAAAGGCCTGTGATATTTCTTCCAGTACGGATTCGCCAAGAATAATTTCTTTTAAAAACCTGGCTTTCACACCAGCAGCACTAGTGGTTCCTGGTAAGGTGTTGTAAATAAAAAATCTAAGAGAATCTTCCCGATATTCGTTAGCTGAATCTTTAATTTGAGCAATGATTTCACCTAGCAATTCGGCACCATCAATTGGCTTTGGATGAAGCCCCTGGGTTTTTCTTTCTTCAATCTCTTTGATGTAATCCTTATAAATATTCATTAATCAAAATTGGGATTATCAGTTGTCAATAAACACGCGAAAATACTAAAATAACCAACATCAATAGGGTTCTAATTGTATTTTACAGCTATTTAGCATCATTATGAACTAACGTCGCATTTAATCAACCGTAACACGGTAATTTTTGTTCTTTAATTGTATGATTAATTATGAAATATGGTGTAAAAATCAGGTAATAAAAGTACCTCAAAATCAAATTTATCATACAGCTTTTCTAAAGTACTTTGATTTTTTGCAGGTTTGTGCCCTATATTTGAGCATCGAAAGTGCTGTTTAGTATATTAAATCCAAAATTATGTCTAAAAATCTGGTGATCGTTGAGTCACCGGCGAAGGCCAAAACCATTGAAAGTTATTTAGGCGCAGACTTCACTGTCAAGTCTAGTTTTGGACACGTTCGTGATCTTCCGGAGCATGATATGGGTGTCGACGTAGACAATGGTTTTTTGCCATCCTACGAAATCTCGGCCGATAAAGTAAAGGTCATATCGGAATTAAAAAAACTGGCAAAAGGTGCGGAAGTATGGCTTGCAACGGATGATGACCGTGAAGGAGAAGCGATATCATGGCATTTAAAAGAAGCATTGGGCCTGCCTGATGATACCAAAAGAATTGTATTCAGGGAAATCACTAAAACGGCTCTTCAAAATGCGATCCTGAAACCGCGTATTATAGATGTAGACCTTGTTGACGCCCAGCAGGCACGCCGGATTTTAGATCGTTTAGTAGGTTACGAGCTTTCCCCTGTACTTTGGAAAAAAATAAGAATTGGTAAATCCAACCTTTCCGCGGGTCGCGTACAGTCGGTAGCCGTTCGTATTATTGTAGAACGCGAGCGCGAAATTGAAGCATTTAATAGTAAAGGCAGTTTTAAAATTACAGCGAGTTTTAATCTTGGAAATGGTAAAGTTTTATATGCCGAACTATCAAAAAACTTCGCGTTAGAAACCGACGCAATGGCATTTCTTGAGAAATGTGTCGGAGCAGAATTTTCAATAAAGAATCTTGAAGTAAAACCAGCAAAAAAAACACCGGCACCGCCATTCACTACTTCTACATTACAACAGGAGGCTTCCAGGAAATTAAGTTTTTCAGTTGCCCAGACCATGACGGTCGCCCAGCGTTTATATGAAGCAGGTAAAATATCCTATATGCGTACGGACTCTACCAATTTATCGGAAGAGGCATTACAAAAAGCACAGGATCAGATCATAAAAGAGTACGGAAAAGAATATTTTTTCAAAAGAATTTTTAAGACCAAAAATGAATCGGCGCAGGAAGCTCACGAAGCCATCAGGCCAACTGATTTTTCTACATTAAATGCCAGTAGTGACCGTAACGAGCAGCGATTGTACGAGCTGATCTGGAAACGAGCTATTGCCTCCCAAATGTCGGATGCACAACTTGAAAGAACGACTGCTACGATTAAGATTTCCACTACTTCCAGAAGAACTTATAGCTCAGGGAGAAGTAATCAAATTTGAAGGGTTCCTCAAAGTGTACCTGGAATCGAGTGATGAAGAAAGTGATGAAGAGCAAAAAGGAATGTTGCCACCATTAAATATCAATCAGATACTTCAACTGGCAGTAATGAAAGCAACTGAACGCTTCACCAGAAATCCACCCCGGTATACTGAAGCCAGTTTGGTTAAGAAGCTTGAAGAAATGGGAATTGGACGGCCATCTACCTATGCTCCTACCATTTCCACCATTCTGCGCAGGGAATATGTGATCAAAGAAGACCGTGCGGGAATTGAAAGAGAGTTCAAGGAAATGTCTTTGACTGAAAATCTTATTTTTAGTAAGATCAACAAGGAAACTTACGGGACAGAAAAATCGAAGTTATTTCCTACGAGTACAGGGATGGTTGTAAATGATTTTTTGGTAAACAATTTTGAAGATATTGTAAACTATACTTTTACAGCAAAAGTTGAAAAGGATTTTGACCATATTGCTGACGGGGAACTTGCCTGGCAGAAAATGATCAGCAATTTTTATACACCATTTCAAAAGAAAATTACTGAAGTCAAAGAAGAAGCCATAGATAGAAGCCTTACTTCGCGTGACCTTGGAGAAGATCCTGTTTCGGGCAAAAAGATATCAGTAAGGATTGGAAAATACGGACCTTATGTCCAGATCGGTGATGCTGAGGACGAAGAAAAACCAAAATTTGCGAGTTTACTGAAAGGCCAGCTTATGGAAACCATTAAGGTTGAAGAAGCAATGGAACTGTTCAAATTACCACGAACTGTTGGTGTTTTTGAAGAAAAAGAAATGTCAGTGAACATAGGCAAATTCGGCCCTTATGTAAAACATGATGGTAAATACTATTCCCTGAAACCAACGGACGACCCGATGGCGGTAACGGAAGACCGTCTTGTTGAAGTAATAGAAGAAAAAAGATTACTGGAAAGCAGCAGGCTAATTAAGGAATTTGAAGAAAATGAGAACGTAAAAGTCCTGAACGGAAGATATGGCCCTTATGTTGCATTTGAAAAAAGAAACCTGAAAATTCCGAAAGGAACAGATCCTGCCAGCCTGACATACGAAGAAATACTAAAAATAGCTGCTGATACGCCTGATAAACCTGCTGGTCGCGGATTCAAAAAAGCAGCACCAAAAACCGCTGCACCGAAGAAAGAAGCAGTCAAAAAGGAAACGGTTAAGAAAGAAACAGTCAAAAAGCCTGTAGCTAAAAAAGTAGTAAAGAAATAAAATAAAGGTTTCACGCTAAGTAATGAAGAAAAAAACGGGGAGAATACTAAGAAAACTCTTCGCCCTTTGCTCTTTAACTGCGCGGCGTCCGCTTACCTACTCTGCGTGAAACCTGTCTTCACCCGGCACACAAAATGAAAAAACTAGTCGTTCTTACCGGAGCAGGAATCAGTGCTGAAAGCGGTATCAGCACTTTTCGGGATAATGGTGGCTTATGGGATACTTACAGAATTGAAGATGTAGCCACTCCCGAAGCCTGGGAGAGAAATCAGGAACTGGTACTGCAATTTTATAACGAAAGAAGAAAACAAGCAGAATCTGTAAAACCAAATGCTGCTCATTACGCGTTGGTTGAGCTGGAAAAAGACTACGATGTCACGATTATAACACAGAATGTAGATAATCTGCATGAAATAGCAGGATCATCCAAAGTGATCCATTTACACGGCGAATTGTTCAAATCCCGTAGTACTAAAAATCCCGAACTGGTTTATGAAATGAAATCCTGGGAACTGAAGACCGGCGATTTGTGTGAACTGGGAAGCCAGCTTCGCCCACATATTGTCTGGTTTGGTGAAGAAGTTCCTATGATGGATATGGCCGTAGAAATCACCGAAAAAGCTGATATTTTTGCTGTCATTGGTACATCCCTTGCTGTTTATCCGGCAGCAGGACTTGTAAATTACATAGAACTATCCAAACCCATTTTCATCATTGATCCTGCACAACCTGAAATCAGGCTGAAACACAACATGATTTTTATTCAGGAAAAGGCAACGGTGGGAATGGAGATACTGAAAAAAGAATTATCATCATTGTAAAGCTGAGAGCCCGGAGCAATCAGCTAAAAGCTAAATAAAATTATCAATGCAATTACTTGACGGGAAAGCAATTTCAGCCCAGATCAAATCCGAAATTAAAATTGAAGTTGAAAACTGGATATCTTCCGGTGGTAAAAAACCGCATTTGGCAGCCATATTGGTTGGACAGGATGGAGCAAGCGAAACATATGTTGCTTCTAAAATCCGCAGTTGTGAAGAAATTGGCTTCACTTCTACCCTACTAAGATTCGGCGCCGATACAACTGAATCTGAACTTCTGGAAGCGGTAGAATCTTTAAATCAGAATCCTGATGTGGATGGATTTATCGTTCAGCTTCCATTACCCAAACATATTTCTGAAAATACGATTATGGAAGCCGTTGATCCAAAAAAGGACGTGGACGGTTTTCATCCAATCAATGTAGGCCGTATGTGTAAAGGCCTTCCTGCATACATTTCTGCGACACCGTTTGGTATTCTTGAAATGCTGATACGTGCGGGAATTGAAACTAGTGGCAAACATTGTGTAGTAATCGGCCGCAGCCAGAT from Dyadobacter sp. NIV53 carries:
- a CDS encoding bifunctional aconitate hydratase 2/2-methylisocitrate dehydratase; amino-acid sequence: MNIYKDYIKEIEERKTQGLHPKPIDGAELLGEIIAQIKDSANEYREDSLRFFIYNTLPGTTSAAGVKARFLKEIILGESVLEEISQAFAFELLSHMKGGPSIEVLLDIALGDDFFKAKEAAKVLKTQVFLYDADVDRLKEAFKSGNEIAKEILESYAQAEFFTNLPDIAEEIKIVTFIAGEGDISTDLLSPGNQAHSRSDRELHGLCMITPKAQQEIKALQEEHPDKSVMLIAEKGTMGVGSSRMSGVNNVALWTGKQASPYIPFVNIAPIVGGTNGISPIFLTTVDVTGGIGIDLKNWVKKLDGDGNIVRNENGDPVLEETYSVATGTVLTINTKTKKLYNGDQELIDISKALTPQKREFIRAGGSYAIVFGKKIQTIASKILGIEIPLVFAPSKEISYEDQGLTAVEKIFNRNAVGITPGKVLHAGSDVRVEVNIVGSQDTTGLMTAQELESMAATVISPIVDGAYQSGCHTASVWDKKAQANIPKLMKFMNDFGLITARDPKGEYHAMTDVIHKVLNDITIDEWAIIIGGDSHTRMSKGVAFGADSGTVALALATGEASMPIPESVKVTFKGDMKDHMDFRDVVHATQAQMLQKFGGENVFQGRIIEVHLGTLPADQAFTFTDWTAEMKAKASICISEDDTLIESLEIAKGRIQIMIDKGMENHKQVLQGLINKADKRIAEIKSGEKPALVPDANAKYFAEVVIDLDVIIEPMIADPDVNNKDVSKRYTHDTIRTLSHYGGDKKVDLGFVGSCMVHKGDLKIVSQMLRNLEEQQGKVEFHAPLVVAAPTYNIVEELKNEGDWEVLQKYSGFEFNDSAPKVAARTEYENMMYLERPGCNLCMGNQEKAAKGDTVLATSTRLFQGRVVEDSDRKKGESLLASTPVVVLSAILGRIPNIDEYKAAVVGIDLTKFAPPVKQLSR
- a CDS encoding NAD-dependent deacylase, yielding MKKLVVLTGAGISAESGISTFRDNGGLWDTYRIEDVATPEAWERNQELVLQFYNERRKQAESVKPNAAHYALVELEKDYDVTIITQNVDNLHEIAGSSKVIHLHGELFKSRSTKNPELVYEMKSWELKTGDLCELGSQLRPHIVWFGEEVPMMDMAVEITEKADIFAVIGTSLAVYPAAGLVNYIELSKPIFIIDPAQPEIRLKHNMIFIQEKATVGMEILKKELSSL